From the genome of Treponema denticola:
ATACTTAATTTATCATAATTATGATAAAATTTCAATAACTGCGTCTTTCCTTACTCCTTTTTAACCAGCTCGCCCCGCTCTTCAAGTTCAGTTAAAATGTTAGCATAGGTTTTTTCGTCGATTTTATAGCGGAGGCGGTAGAGGATGTAGCTGCCGACTATACAAAAAAGAGGAAAGACGAGCATGGCTGTCTTCATCATTAAAAGGCCTTCCTTTGTAACCTCGGCCGCGGATGAGGCTTCTTTAATTCCTGAAAGAATGACGACTGCACTTACGATGCCGTTTCCGATAGCTCCTGAAAGTTTATTGATAAAGGGCTGAATCGAAAACGAAATGCTGTCATTCCGTTTGCCCAATTTCCAATGGCCATAGTCAACACAGTCGGCAAGGAACATGAGCATCATAAGCTGAATAAAGGCCTGTCCCACAAAGATAAGAACTCCCGAAATACCGATAAAAAACATAGTATTTGTAGGAGCAAAAAAGAAGATGGTGTAACCGGCCAAAACCATTATTGTCGAAGCCGTATAAATTTTTTGTCTTACAAAAAATTTACTTAAAACCGGAAAAATAATCAGGGCCGAAATTTGGGAAAGGCCTAGGATAATTGCAAAGACTGAATACATGCTTTCATCGCCGTAGGCATACTTAAAAAAGTAAAGTCCGAAGCCCGTCGTGGTCATATAGCCTATCATAAAAAGAGTCATGGCTATAGCAGTTAAAAGGAGTTGGTCGTTTTTTACTATAACGCTCAAAAGCTCTTTAAGGGAGGTATGTTTTTGAGGCTTTGTTATTTTAGGTTCTTTTACGCCGATTAAGGTTATAATTTGACCGAACCACATAATTACAGTAACCATAATTGCAAAGAAAAAATATCCCTTTGCAAGGCTTCCTGTCTTATTACCCCATGCGGTTGTAATGGGAACTATGCCGGCAACAACAAAGAAAAGCCCCACATTTGCGCAAATACGGGCAATAGATCCTATTTTTTCTCTTTCCTTTTGATCCACACTTAAAGAAGGAAGCATTGACCAATAGCTTATATCGTTTGTGGTAAAAGCAATGCCCCATAAAAGATAGATAATGCCGAAGAAGACAGCATAGGCACCTCCCTTAATCCCAAAATCCGTAAAAAGAAGGATCGTAAAAATCCCTGAGGTCAAGGCTCCGAAGGCTATCCAAGGCTTAAATTTTCCGTACTTGGTTTTGGTATTATCGACTATCAGACCCATAATCGGATCATTACAGGCATCAAAAATGCGGGCTGCAAGAACAATAACCGTAATACTCCACAATACATTTGTAGGAACATAAATTACATCGGTCATGTAAAAAATAAGGTACATGCTTATCAAAGAGTACACCATATCTCGGCCTATAGTTCCAAGGCCGAAAGTCCATCTGTTTTGTTTCATTTTAAATGACCTCCTTTGTTACAAATAAACAGGAACCGAAATCTCCCCAAAGATGAGTCTTATCATTATAATAAGTGCCCATAAACTGATTATTTAAAAGAATACCGTAGTCCAATAGCTTTCCTGAGGCTCGATATTTTTCTACACAATCTAAAAGAGCATAATACTTGTTTACCGTTCTTAAAACAAGCCCCTCAGGGTTTAAAGAAATGGACAGCACATGCTTAATCAAGCCTCCGAAACGCTTTATATAGAGGCTTTGAGGTTTTGTTTCAACATCGTATAAGGCATTTTTCTTCATTCCCTTAACTTTTAAAATACTGTGCCCGTCGGCAGTCCGTGCCTTCATCTGAAAAAGGCCTGATACGGCAGTCCTGCCGTCAGAACATTGCCAATGTCTCTGATTATCTTTATGAGTACCTATAACCGAAAAAGAACCGAACTGAAAAATTTTTCTGTATTTTTTATAAAAAGAAATTTGTTCTTTTATTTCTTTTTTTTCGGCATGGGTTAAAAATTTTAAATCCAATTCATAACCTAAGACCCCGAAACAGGCGGTATTAAAGCGGGTACTCAAGGAGGTTTGCCTTAGGGTCTGCTGATGAGGCGAGGCCGAAATATGGGCTCCCATAGCCGAAAGAGGATATAGGAGACTTAAAGCGCTTTGTATTTCCTGCCTTTCCACAGGGTCGGTATTATCCGAAGTCCATATCTGGGGAGAAAAGCAAAGCATTCCAAGATCAAAGCGGTTTCCTCCTGAGGAACAGCTTTCAAGCAGGATATGAGGACGGGGAGAAAAAATCCTCGTTAGGACTTCATAAAGGCCTAAAATATAACGGTGATAAAACTCTCCTTGATTTTTTAAAGAAGGAGAAAAAGCTGCCGATATGTAACGGTTCATATCCCATTTTACATAAGAGACATCCGCCTCATCTAAAATCCGTGAAACATTTTCAACTATATAATCCCTCACTTCTTTAAGACAAAGGTCAAGGACGAGCTGGTGTCTTCCTCTGACCGGCTCCCTGAAAGGCTCTTTTAGGGCCCATTCGGGATGAGAACGGAATAAATCGCTGTCCTCGTTTACCATTTCAGGCTCAAACCAAAGCCCGAAGTCAAGTCCGATTTTTCGCACCTTATCGGCAAGTTTTTTAATTCCTCCGGGAAGCTTTTTTGTATTTACCCGATAGTCTCCTAGGCCTGCACTATCGTTATTCCGGTCTCCGAACCAGCCGTCATCAAGCACAAAAAGCTCAAGCCCCAGCTTTTTTGCCTGACGGGCAGAGCGTAAAAGGCTTCGGCGGTTAAACTTAAAAAAATCGGCCTCCCAATTGTTTATTAAAACAGGCCTTTCTTTTTCTTTCCATTCACCCCTTACAATGCACTTATTTATAAAGCCGTGCATATTTGAACGAAGCCCGTTAAATCCCATATCGGAAAAAGAAAGAAGAGCCTCGGGGGTTTCAAAGCTTTCACCTTTTTTTAAATCCCAAGAAAAACAATGAGGACTTATCCCGATACCGATGCGGATTAAGTCCAAATGACTCTTTTGAACAAAGCCTAAATGATTGCCGCTGTAGATAATGTTAAACCCGTAGACCTCTCCCCTATTCTCCTCTGCTCCGTGAGCTGCAACAAGAAAGCCCGGATTGTGACGGTTAGAGCTTGCTCCGGTTGTAGACTCGTTTACCCACATCCCATAGGAAATTTCTTTTTTGTGGAGATGAGCTTCTTTAATCCAGCTCCCGTCAAGGGTGAACATATCAAAGCCCCTGTCCGGAAGATCTATCATCATACTCATAAGGCGGCGTATTTCCAAGGCTTTTTCATTATTATTTGTCAAGACAGCACGCCTTGTTATAAGATTAAAGGAGGGAAACACCGTATAGTAGAGTGCAAGACCAACATCGTTTATATCTTTTAAATTTATGATAAGGGTTTCGGCGTCTCCATCTCCGTCAATTGCGGAAGGAAGGGACTGCATAGGTTTCGAGCCCTTTTCTATCTTATGGGATTGATAAACAAAGTCATGCGTAAAAGAAGAATCGGGCATTCTTATTTCGCAAGGAGAATAACGGTAGTCTCCTCTGCCGTTTCCCGACCATTGCAAGGGGATATTATCAAGCACATAGAGGGGGTCTTTTTCGTCATAGCAAACGGAAGAACCTGTCTGTGCAGTTCTTTTTACAAGGAGCCCCTGTATATCGCCTCTTTCCATCTTTTTACCGTAATGCACGGTTTCCAAGTGGCCGTAGGGACTTATACGGAACCAATAACTTGAGTTCTCGGTTTCCAGATAAAAAAACATCATCTTCAAATTGAATCATAGCCCAAATAGTATAGCATAATTTTTAAGGATATGCAAAGTAAATTTAATCAATTCACTTACTCAATTGACAGACCTGCCAAAATAATTTAAAATTGATTTTAGGTATGAAATTAAAAAAGCTTTTTTTTATAATTTTTATTCTCGTCAGCCTTACAAGAGCTGCAGCAAATACCTATGAAATAAAAAACATAAGAGCACAAACGGAAATCGAAACCGAGTTAAGCTATCCCTTAAATTTTAATATTTCTATATCACATTTTTTAAGATTTTACAAGGAAAATTCGGATTCAAAATACACGGAACTTGAGTTTAAGGCCTCATTAAAACCGGCAAATATTTTGGGAGATTTTAATTTAAAATTAACCTATATTCCTTTTGTAAATTTTATTGCAAGTACAACTTTAGGTACAGGCTGGGCCTACTCCAGCCTAAATTTTTACGGTATTGCAGAAAATCAAAATGTCAATAATTTGCAAGTTATCAAGCCTCTGTATTTTTCAAAGTTTTTTTTTAAAAGCTCAAGGCGGGATTGAGCTTTATTTTGATCTAAACTCCCAAATAGAAAGTGAATGGGCAAATCTTATCTTAAAAACCTCTCATATTATAAATTATATGGCTCTTATTCCTTCAAAAAATACCGAGTTTTGGTTTTTCGATAATGATGATGGTGAAAACAGAAACGGAGCCCGTTATACCGGAACATACTCGATAGAATACAATATGCCTCTTTACTTAAACACGATAAGAGTAGAGCTTATAAGCCATAAAAACCTATATAAACCCCTTCCCTTTACTAAAAATAAGGCCGAACAATTATGGACTTTTGAATTAAAGAATGAACTATTGTTTAAAGCCTCCGAAAAAACACGCATAAAACTTCAAGCAGTATGGAAGACAGCTCCAATCTATTATAATTACAAAGATGAAGCTCATTTTACGCAAAAAATAATCAATTCAAAAAAGAAGATAGGTATGTTTTTTGAGGCCGTTGCAATCAGTCTTATATTTAAACTATAGCTTAGCCTCCGGGTTGAAAAAGCCTTCATCCGTAATTATACCTGTACAAAGCTCATAAGGCGTTATATCAAAGGCAGGATAAAGCCCTGAGATTGAACCTCGATTTTTTCTGCTTTTCTCATCAGGCAGAATAGCCGTCCTTTTTCCCATAGCATAAAGAGCTTCTTCGGGATTTCTATATTCGATTTTTACCTCTTTTGCCGAAACATAGTTTTTATCGGGAAAGCCTATTGCATAATAAGGAATACCAAAGTAACTTGCAGCTATAGCAATTTGAAGGGTTCCTATCTTGTTTATGATAGAACCGTCAAGGCTTATAACGTCGGAAGCTGAAACACAAAAGTCAATTTTTTTTTCGCTCATTAAAAGGGCTATCATATTGTCGGTAATAACGGTTGTCTCAAAACCCATGTCATAGGCCAAAGAAGCGGTCAATCGGGCTCCTTGAAAATATGGACGGGTTTCGGCACAAAAAACCTTTATATTTTTACCGGTTTCTTTAAACCTGCGTAAATATCCGCCGACTGTAGTTTCTCCGAAACATTGGGTTAAAATTGAAGAGCCGTCCGGAACCAAATCGGCAAAAAAAGAGCCGGCTGCCGTATTTTTTTTATACCTGAGATTGTTTTGTTCCACCGCATTTTGTTTTAAGGAGGTAATAATTTCATTTGAAGACAATCCGCTTTGGATGAGTCTTTCCAAAAGGCTAAATGATTCGGCTGTAATAAGCTGCATCGCCTTGCTTGTGGTAGGACGGGCATGGGATAGAATATATGCTGCCTCTTTCATAAACTCAAGGTACGCCGTTTTTGAAAGATTTTTTCCTTGATAAGCAGCAAGAGCCATACCCATAGCAGCCGCTGCAAAAGGCCCTCCGCTTTGGGTTACCATATCGGCAATAGCCTTTGCAACTTCCGCATATGTTTTACATATACAAAATTCTTTTTTTTCGGGATAAATACGCCTGTCTAAAATACGCACTTCTCCGCATTCTTCATCAAACCAAGCAACATTTTCATATTGCAAAATAAAGCCTAAATTATAATCTTCTCTAGGCTGTTTTTTAATATCAATCATAATAATACTATAATCATTTTAGGTATTTTTGTCATCTTTTTTATCTCAAAGTATTGACAAAAATATAAAAAAAGCATATACTCCTCCTCGTGAGTAAGGCTTTTAGATGACTTGCTCATAAAATTGCAATACTTGACATTTTTTGGGTTTATGTATATTATACACACGCTCACTGTTAAGCGAGAGTGGTGGAATTGGCAGACACGCTAGACTTAGGATCTAGTGCTTCGGCGTGAGGGTTCAAGTCCCTCCTCTCGCACAATTCCACAAAACAAAAAGTGGAGTAGAATTGCGGGAATAGCTCAGTGGTAGAGCGCCACCTTGCCAAGGTGGATGTCGCGAGTTCAATCCTCGTTTCCCGCTTCTAAAGCGATTCGGTGAACGGATCGCTTTTTTTTATACCCTTTTATATAAAGGGCTGTCTTAAAATCAACTCTAAGGAAGGAAAAATGGACTACGAAAAGAACATAACTCTTAAAGAAAAATCACATGCGGAACTTTCAGTAAAAATAAAAAAATCTGATGTTCAAGAAAGCTATAAAAAATTGCTCAACAAATATTCAAAAGAGCTTCAAATACCGGGATTTAGAAAAGGAAAGGTTCCCGTATCCGTACTTGAAACAAAATATGGCGATGCTATCAAGGGAGACCTTGCAGGAGACCTAATCGAAGATTCTTTAAAAGAAATCTTTGAATCTCTTGATGAATATGAAAGACCTCTCCCCTACTCTTATCCCGAACTAAACGAAAAAC
Proteins encoded in this window:
- a CDS encoding glycoside-pentoside-hexuronide (GPH):cation symporter, encoding MKQNRWTFGLGTIGRDMVYSLISMYLIFYMTDVIYVPTNVLWSITVIVLAARIFDACNDPIMGLIVDNTKTKYGKFKPWIAFGALTSGIFTILLFTDFGIKGGAYAVFFGIIYLLWGIAFTTNDISYWSMLPSLSVDQKEREKIGSIARICANVGLFFVVAGIVPITTAWGNKTGSLAKGYFFFAIMVTVIMWFGQIITLIGVKEPKITKPQKHTSLKELLSVIVKNDQLLLTAIAMTLFMIGYMTTTGFGLYFFKYAYGDESMYSVFAIILGLSQISALIIFPVLSKFFVRQKIYTASTIMVLAGYTIFFFAPTNTMFFIGISGVLIFVGQAFIQLMMLMFLADCVDYGHWKLGKRNDSISFSIQPFINKLSGAIGNGIVSAVVILSGIKEASSAAEVTKEGLLMMKTAMLVFPLFCIVGSYILYRLRYKIDEKTYANILTELEERGELVKKE
- a CDS encoding s-methyl-5-thioribose-1-phosphate isomerase, whose amino-acid sequence is MIDIKKQPREDYNLGFILQYENVAWFDEECGEVRILDRRIYPEKKEFCICKTYAEVAKAIADMVTQSGGPFAAAAMGMALAAYQGKNLSKTAYLEFMKEAAYILSHARPTTSKAMQLITAESFSLLERLIQSGLSSNEIITSLKQNAVEQNNLRYKKNTAAGSFFADLVPDGSSILTQCFGETTVGGYLRRFKETGKNIKVFCAETRPYFQGARLTASLAYDMGFETTVITDNMIALLMSEKKIDFCVSASDVISLDGSIINKIGTLQIAIAASYFGIPYYAIGFPDKNYVSAKEVKIEYRNPEEALYAMGKRTAILPDEKSRKNRGSISGLYPAFDITPYELCTGIITDEGFFNPEAKL